One Antedon mediterranea chromosome 1, ecAntMedi1.1, whole genome shotgun sequence genomic window, CACTATCTAGAGCTTCAGTGACTGTTTCGAATGTTTGTAGCAAATTTGTTAGACAAGACCTACCACTTAGGAATCCATGTTGACACCTAGACAGCATTCTACTTCCTTTAACAAAGCCAAGCACATTGTCTTTGATGATTGATTCAAAAACTTTACATGGTATTGATGTTAGGCTGATGGGCCGATAATTTTCAGCTTTCTTCTTGGATCCTTTCTTGAAAATTGGTGTGACATTTGCAGTCTTCCAATCTTTTGGTAATTTACCTGTCTCAAGTGAGAGCTTGAAAATGATAGTAAGTGGATGAGCTAGAGAACTGGCACATTGGTTCAGAACCATAGGATGGACACCATCTGGACCAGGAGCTTTGTTTGGTTGctgttgatttaattttttttgaaCATCTTCTAccgaaaatacaatattttcaagAATGTTGTCGCTGTTCCTGCTATCAAACTGGGGTAGGTCACCATCTGGTTCATGGGTATatacagattgaaaaaaatttgCTCAACATTTCAACTGCTTCCTGGTCATTTTCGGTCAAACTTCCATCTTCTTTTACAAGATTAGTTATACCTTCTTTTACTTTTTGTTGTTCCCTAATGTACTTGTATACTGGCTTAGGATTTTTCTTAAAGTTCTTCATTAACTTTTGCTCATGTTCTATACGTGCCTTTCTCACGTTTGCACTTGCGACATTCCTCTGTTTCTTGTACTCAAGGTAGTCCTTGTACTGGTTTGTCTGTCTGtactttttgtataatttgtgtttCTTCTTTATACTCTTCTTTATTCTAGCTTTCAGCCATACAGGTTTCATGTTCTTTCTCATTGACCTCTTAGGTATATATTTTTCAGTTTCTGCATTGTAGATTTCCATAAATGTTTCCCATGCCTGGTTACAACTTTTATCATCAAGCAGAGCATCCCAATTTAATTTCCCAAATGAATCATTTAGTCTCTCATAATCACCTTTTGCgtaattcttttgttttttctcaTCACTTCCAATAGGATTTCTTGAACAGGTatactaaaaaaacaatacatcatGATCACTTTTCCCAAGTGGGCTACAATGTTGTATCTCTTCAACTGCACTTTCATCATTTGTCAATACCAGGTCAAGCATTGATGGCCTTTGTCCTTCTTTGTGTCTTGTCGTCTCAATTACATGCTGATGTAGAAATAAGTCTTGGCTTGTTTCGTAGAAACTCTCAGCATCATCTCCCTTTATGCCTTCAGCTTCCACTCTATATTCCTCCCACTTGATCTGAGGATAATTAAAGTCTCCCATTAACAGTCTATGAGTTACATTCTGCTTCATGGATTCCTCGATTAGTAtattgagggctctgttgttttGTCTTGAGCTACTGACACAGCTTCGGTAACATACTCCAATCAATATTGTTTCATATAATGTTAACTTGATTTTGCACCAAATACTTTCATTGAACTGATTCTCATTTAGCACATAGCATGAAGTGGCCTGCAATGATTTGTGACAGAGCAACATTACTCCTCCTGCTGAGGTTTCGCCATCATGATCCCTTCGGAAAAGGTCGTAATCAGGAATAGAAAGTATACCGTCTGTTACTGTTTGTTTGCCCCACGTTTCAGTAATTCCAATAATGTGTGGCTTGTAGAGTTCAATATCCATTTTGAGTTCATCCATCTTTTTTACAATACTTTGTGCATTTGTgtaataaacatttaaagactctctatttacaatatttacattttctatAGCTTCTGCATGTTTTCTAACGTCTCTCATCTGTTCCTTTCGTTCTCCGAAAGGGCTGATGAGGTTGACGTTCCACATATATCTCATCCTCCTCACTGTCTTCTGAATCAGTAAATGATTTTCTTCCTACCATTATTTCTTTAGGTACAGCACCCTTTACAGGAGTTTCTTTCATAATGTTGTTATCCTTCTTGGTTGTGACTAGAACAACTTTGTTTTTCTCTATCTTCCATTTCTGCCcatcttttctttttatttttagctcTTCTCGTAGCTCCCTGCCTCTTTTCCTTTCCTCATAATTTAGATCAGGCGAAATGTACACATTGGAGAGAACCTCACTGACACTGCTACGTAAATTCCTTGCTAATTTTAATaccttttgtttattttctgaTGACGCCAGCTTAACTTTGATCAACCTTGGTTTTCCCTCGTGGTTTTTTCTTCCAAGACGAGTTAGATCGAGTATTGGTACATCAGCTACCTTGAGCTCCAAAAGCACTTTCTTGATTTGATTTCCATCATCCTGGTGACCTTGACCCTCATCATCATTTTCCGTTTCGGGAACATTGTGGAAAATCAGATTTGATTGTCTATTCTCTTTGTCAGCTTTGCTTTCAAAG contains:
- the LOC140051414 gene encoding uncharacterized protein, translating into MDELKMDIELYKPHIIGITETWGKQTVTDGILSIPDYDLFRRDHDGETSAGGVMLLCHKSLQATSCYVLNENQFNESIWCKIKLTLYETILIGVCYRSCVSSSRQNNRALNILIEESMKQNVTHRLLMGDFNYPQIKWEEYRVEAEGIKGDDAESFYETSQDLFLHQHVIETTRHKEGQRPSMLDLYTCSRNPIGSDEKKQKNYAKGDYERLNDSFGKLNWDALLDDKSCNQAWETFMEIYNAETEKYIPKRSMRKNMKPVWLKARIKKSIKKKHKLYKKYRQTNQYKDYLEYKKQRNVASANVRKARIEHEQKLMKNFKKNPKPVYKYIREQQKVKEDGDLPQFDSRNSDNILENIVFSVEDVQKKLNQQQPNKAPGPDGVHPMVLNQCASSLAHPLTIIFKLSLETGKLPKDWKTANVTPIFKKGSKKKAENYRPISLTSIPCKVFESIIKDNVLGFVKGSRMLSRCQHGFLSGRSCLTNLLQTFETVTEALDSGEDVDIVYLDYMKAFDSVPHRRLIHKLIGYGISGKTINWIAEFLAGRTQKVIVRNTTSKPVDVVSGVPQGSVLGPILFILFINDLPDKIISADFNMAQEWSEDWLLKFNTKKCEVLHAGRKTEKSEYCLNGETLLAVNEEKDLGVIFTSDCKPSRQCAAAAARATNSMRTVKRTFKNIDKESFQVMYKAYIRPHMEYCIQSWSPYYNKDKEILEKVQRRATKMVKSISDLPYEKRLEYLDLQPLETRRLRGDLIEAFKILKGFEDIDPKDLFKLSHNIRTRGHSLKLYRPKLRGNLMCRANFFTIRVIHHWNSLPEYVIQASSVNIFKSRLDNYFRLEMESNRH